From a region of the Balaenoptera musculus isolate JJ_BM4_2016_0621 chromosome 15, mBalMus1.pri.v3, whole genome shotgun sequence genome:
- the ZG16 gene encoding zymogen granule membrane protein 16, with the protein MLTIAFLALLCASASASEIQARSSSFSGEYGGRGGKPFSHSRNQLDGPITAIRVRVNRYYIVGLQVCYGKVWSKYVGGKLGELKEIFLNPGESVVQVSGKYKNYLRKLVFVTDKFRFLTFGKDRGISFKAVPLYPNTVLRFISGRSSRSIINAIGFHWDVYPSEHENC; encoded by the exons ATGTTGACCATTGCTTTTCTTGCCCTTCTTTGTGCATCAGCCTCTGCCAGTGAGA tTCAGGCCAGGTCCTCCTCTTTCAGTGGAGAGTATGGAGGCCGTGGAGGAAAGCCATTCTCCCATTCTAGAAACCAGCTGGATGGCCCCATCACTGCCATTCGTGTCCGAGTTAACAGATACTACATCGTAGG TCTCCAGGTGTGCTACGGCAAGGTGTGGAGCAAATATGTGGGTGGCAAGTTGGGAGAGCTGAAGGAGATCTTTCTGAACCCTGGGGAATCAGTGGTCCAGGTGTCGGGAAAGTACAAGAACTACCTGAGAAAGCTGGTCTTTGTGACTGACAAGTTCCGCTTCTTGACTTTTGGGAAAGACAGAGGCATAAGTTTCAAAGCTGTCCCCTTGTACCCCAACACTGTGCTACGATTCATCAGTGGCCGATCTAGCCGATCCATTATCAATGCCATTGGCTTCCACTGGGATGTCTACCCCAGTGAACACGAGAACTGCTGA
- the C15H16orf54 gene encoding transmembrane protein C16orf54 homolog, with amino-acid sequence MPPTPEQPSGHMEGPPASEASSWPPLPCGPCVPIMLALAALAAVLLLTTAVLAERLFRRSLRPDPSICAPTLVWRPGGELWIEPTGTPRERSEDWYGSAVPLLMDQAPDPPTQGGALEARVTAPPAPSAPYSPPSSLVPQTPPNAPTHSTFWRPPDWEERPHTPGLVSWAEPEQRPEAGAYPGSPQARRLRPGSPDPEWGLQPRVTLEQISAFWRREARTSVGF; translated from the coding sequence ATGCCTCCGACCCCAGAGCAGCCATCTGGGCACATGGAGGGGCCCCCTGCATCAGAGGCTTCCTCATGGCCCCCGCTGCCCTGCGGGCCCTGTGTCCCCATCATGCTGGCCCTGGCTGCCCTGGCTGCTGTCCTCCTCCTGACCACAGCCGTGTTGGCCGAACGCCTGTTCCGCCGCTCCCTCCGCCCAGACCCCAGCATCTGCGCACCCACCCTGGTCTGGCGCCCGGGAGGAGAGCTGTGGATTGAGCCCACGGGCACCCCCCGAGAGCGCTCCGAGGATTGGTATGGCTCCGCGGTCCCGCTGCTGATGGACCAGGCCCCAGACCCGCCCACCCAGGGGGGCGCCTTGGAGGCACGAGTGAcagccccacctgccccttcAGCCCCATACTCCCCTCCCAGCTCCTTGGTCCCCCAGACCCCACCAAACGCCCCAACCCATAGCACCTTCTGGAGGCCACCGGACTGGGAGGAGAGGCCCCACACCCCAGGCCTGGTGAGCTGGGCTGAGCCTGAACAGAGGCCAGAGGCCGGTGCATATCCAGGGAGCCCCCAGGCCCGGAGGCTGCGGCCAGGAAGCCCTGATCCTGAGTGGGGCCTCCAGCCTCGGGTCACCCTGGAGCAGATCTCAGCTTTCTGGAGGCGTGAAGCCCGGACCAGCGTAGGTTTCTGA